The following are encoded together in the Mesoterricola sediminis genome:
- a CDS encoding Crp/Fnr family transcriptional regulator produces the protein MTFHFPVFEGHCASWESVLHLGRRVDYPRGALVLDMEVPADGVWYIKEGQLDTVLYTLEGPEKVIYAVGRGCLFGEACAFTTGITGEATVWARTPCTLYFFRREIVEEVIAREHPALILEMVGLLGRIVRMYSVWLQDSLTLDYFQRVCRILVYFIHWKGAVPGPGGDVRIQADLAQNDLARLLGVHRVTVAKAVARLREEGVLLQFTRTLLHVADYAGLCARAGLPEVRRRPIGRAGGKP, from the coding sequence ATGACCTTCCACTTTCCCGTCTTCGAGGGACACTGCGCGTCCTGGGAATCCGTCCTGCACCTGGGACGGCGGGTGGACTATCCGCGGGGCGCCCTCGTCCTGGACATGGAAGTGCCCGCCGACGGGGTCTGGTACATCAAGGAAGGCCAGCTGGACACCGTGCTCTACACCCTGGAGGGGCCCGAGAAGGTCATCTACGCGGTGGGGCGGGGGTGCCTCTTCGGGGAGGCCTGCGCCTTCACCACCGGCATCACCGGCGAGGCGACCGTTTGGGCGCGGACGCCCTGCACCCTCTACTTCTTCCGGCGGGAGATCGTGGAGGAGGTCATCGCCCGGGAACATCCGGCCCTGATCCTCGAGATGGTGGGCCTCCTGGGCCGGATCGTGCGCATGTACTCCGTCTGGCTCCAGGACAGCCTGACCCTCGACTACTTCCAGCGGGTCTGCCGCATCCTCGTCTACTTCATCCACTGGAAGGGCGCCGTGCCGGGGCCCGGCGGCGACGTGCGCATCCAGGCCGACCTGGCCCAGAACGACCTGGCCCGCCTCCTGGGGGTGCACCGGGTCACCGTGGCCAAGGCCGTGGCCCGGCTCCGGGAGGAGGGGGTGCTCCTCCAGTTCACCCGCACCCTCCTCCACGTTGCCGATTACGCGGGGCTCTGCGCGCGGGCCGGCCTGCCGGAGGTCCGGCGACGGCCGATTGGGCGCGCGGGGGGCAAGCCATGA
- a CDS encoding mechanosensitive ion channel family protein, which produces MAHRADVLLGNSPFAWGLAAFAAGVVLATPYLVRFLARRFHAFWARRTSAAFAEGLAAALEGLRLPLLAGAAAGAGSLFLDLPHRAAHLLAHGAILALLAQGGILGNRAVGHWLGRHLAQRPAHPDTLAMTAPVLGFILRMVLWTFLLLVALDSFSVNLNALLASLGVGGIAVALAVQNILGDIFASLSISLDKPFVLGEFIITGDVLGTVTAIGLKSTQIRSLSGELVVVSNNDLLKSRIRNYSRMSERRVVFTFGVGHETAPADVAWIPGQVRDVILAQDRVRFDRAHFFQFGESALVFEVVYFVLDPDYNLYMDIQQAINVALRQAFLDRGLAFAQPVRRLVPGK; this is translated from the coding sequence ATGGCCCACCGAGCTGACGTCCTGCTGGGCAACAGTCCCTTCGCCTGGGGCCTCGCCGCCTTCGCCGCCGGCGTGGTGCTGGCCACGCCCTACCTCGTCCGGTTCCTGGCGCGCCGCTTCCACGCCTTCTGGGCCCGGCGCACGTCCGCCGCCTTCGCGGAGGGCCTCGCCGCCGCCCTGGAGGGCCTGCGCCTCCCGCTCCTGGCCGGGGCCGCCGCCGGCGCGGGCAGCCTCTTCCTGGACCTGCCGCACCGCGCGGCCCACCTCCTCGCCCACGGGGCCATCCTCGCCCTCCTCGCCCAGGGGGGGATCCTCGGAAACCGGGCCGTGGGACATTGGCTGGGGCGCCACCTCGCCCAGCGCCCCGCGCACCCGGACACCCTCGCCATGACCGCCCCGGTGCTGGGCTTCATCCTCCGCATGGTGCTGTGGACCTTCCTCCTCCTGGTGGCCCTGGACAGCTTCTCCGTCAACCTCAACGCCCTCCTGGCGAGCCTGGGGGTCGGCGGCATCGCCGTGGCCCTGGCCGTGCAGAACATCCTGGGGGACATCTTCGCCTCGCTCTCCATCTCCCTGGACAAACCCTTCGTCCTCGGGGAGTTCATCATCACCGGCGACGTCCTGGGGACCGTGACGGCCATCGGCCTCAAGTCCACCCAGATCCGGAGCCTCTCGGGGGAGCTGGTGGTCGTCTCCAACAACGACCTCCTGAAGAGCCGCATCCGCAACTACTCCCGCATGTCGGAACGGCGCGTGGTCTTCACCTTCGGCGTGGGCCACGAGACGGCCCCCGCGGACGTGGCGTGGATCCCCGGCCAGGTCCGCGACGTCATCCTGGCCCAGGACCGGGTCCGCTTCGACCGGGCCCACTTCTTCCAGTTCGGGGAATCGGCCCTCGTCTTCGAGGTGGTCTATTTCGTGCTCGACCCGGACTACAACCTCTACATGGACATCCAGCAGGCCATCAACGTCGCGCTCCGCCAGGCCTTCCTGGACCGGGGCCTGGCCTTCGCCCAGCCGGTCCGGCGCCTCGTCCCGGGGAAGTAG
- a CDS encoding type IV toxin-antitoxin system AbiEi family antitoxin domain-containing protein — protein MAAIQDFFFQHPVFRREELVRHLEAQKGRGLSANTARELLRYHQVRGHLLAVRRGLYAFVRPGFSPASSPVDTYLVASKGVPDGVLAYHSALELHGLAYSTFETIQVVTKRILRTWHFRGIDFRPIKAAQALGDEALTLGVQTMDRSGQDILVTTPERTFVDVLDRPDLGGGWEEIWRSLEGLSILSFGEVVAYVKRLANATTASRVGYFLEQHRDLLSVDETVLASLERLRPTGVHYMDPREGGHLAQRWNLIVPDRVASRRWEEPQ, from the coding sequence GTGGCGGCTATCCAGGACTTTTTCTTTCAGCACCCGGTTTTTCGCCGGGAGGAATTGGTCCGCCATCTGGAAGCACAGAAAGGCCGAGGGCTATCAGCCAATACCGCGCGAGAACTGCTGCGTTATCACCAAGTCCGGGGGCACTTGCTCGCGGTCCGGCGCGGCCTGTATGCATTCGTCCGGCCCGGGTTCTCACCGGCAAGCAGCCCCGTTGACACCTACCTGGTGGCCTCAAAGGGTGTCCCGGATGGGGTCCTGGCCTACCATTCAGCCCTTGAACTTCATGGGTTGGCGTATTCCACTTTTGAGACCATCCAGGTGGTTACCAAGCGGATCTTGCGGACATGGCACTTCCGCGGCATTGATTTTCGTCCGATCAAGGCAGCCCAAGCGTTGGGCGACGAGGCCTTGACCCTCGGCGTCCAGACGATGGATCGAAGTGGCCAGGACATCCTGGTTACCACTCCGGAACGGACGTTCGTGGATGTGCTTGACCGGCCAGACCTGGGAGGAGGATGGGAGGAAATCTGGAGATCCCTGGAAGGCCTGAGCATCCTGTCCTTTGGTGAAGTCGTTGCTTATGTGAAGCGACTCGCCAATGCGACCACGGCGAGCCGGGTCGGTTATTTTCTGGAGCAGCACCGGGACCTTTTATCCGTGGATGAAACAGTACTGGCTTCGCTTGAAAGGCTGCGCCCGACCGGTGTTCACTACATGGATCCCCGTGAAGGCGGCCACTTGGCCCAGCGCTGGAACCTGATCGTCCCGGACCGGGTAGCATCGAGGCGTTGGGAGGAACCGCAGTGA
- a CDS encoding M16 family metallopeptidase has product MRSPSLVLLLAGLTLAAGGPARPAWRIPVTVKQLPNGLTVVVSEDHALPTLGVSVVYRVGMRLEPKGRTGFAHLFEHMMFEGTPVAPKGTFDRVIQGGGGRNNGSTRYDFTNYIESAPASALEPILWLEADRMKDLDFSEKNLQNQRDVVKEEIRVNVKNRPYGSFWLDLPAAAYARWENAHDGYGSFEDLDHAAVQDVKAFHATFYSPANAVIAVAGDVKAEEVFALVEKHFGAIPSQPKPAVPDLKEPLNTKEVRQVKTDPLARVPALAVAWKMPERGSRDHAPAAVLAEILAGGDASRLYLSLVKGKEYLLNVQGGLNPLGGPWDFDGQTLMTLFSLYKPQVDVDKILAEVDAQVAAVAAEGVGKAELERTRTKMVSDFYAGLETPLGRADALAKSQALWGSAEALNTIPALIEGVTPADLKRVAATYFTRANRVVIDYHTAAPKP; this is encoded by the coding sequence ATGAGATCACCTTCCCTGGTCCTCCTGCTCGCTGGCCTTACCCTGGCCGCGGGCGGCCCCGCGCGTCCCGCCTGGCGCATCCCCGTCACGGTGAAGCAGCTCCCCAATGGCCTGACCGTCGTCGTCTCCGAGGACCACGCCCTCCCCACCCTCGGGGTGAGCGTCGTCTACCGGGTGGGGATGCGCCTGGAGCCCAAGGGCCGGACCGGGTTCGCCCACCTCTTCGAGCACATGATGTTCGAGGGGACGCCCGTGGCGCCCAAGGGCACCTTCGACCGGGTCATCCAGGGGGGCGGCGGCCGCAACAACGGCAGCACCCGCTACGACTTCACCAACTACATCGAGAGCGCCCCGGCGTCGGCCCTGGAGCCCATCCTCTGGCTCGAGGCTGACCGCATGAAGGACCTGGACTTCTCCGAGAAGAACCTCCAGAACCAGCGGGACGTGGTGAAGGAGGAGATCCGCGTCAACGTGAAGAACCGCCCCTACGGCAGCTTCTGGCTGGACCTCCCGGCCGCGGCCTACGCCCGGTGGGAGAACGCCCATGACGGCTACGGCTCCTTCGAGGACCTGGACCACGCCGCGGTCCAGGATGTGAAGGCCTTCCACGCCACCTTCTACAGCCCCGCCAACGCCGTGATCGCCGTCGCCGGCGACGTGAAGGCCGAGGAGGTCTTCGCCCTGGTCGAGAAGCACTTCGGCGCCATCCCCAGCCAGCCGAAGCCCGCGGTGCCCGACCTGAAGGAGCCCCTGAACACGAAGGAGGTCCGGCAGGTGAAGACCGACCCCCTGGCCCGGGTTCCGGCCCTGGCCGTGGCCTGGAAGATGCCTGAGCGGGGCAGCAGGGACCACGCCCCGGCCGCCGTCCTGGCCGAGATCCTGGCCGGGGGCGACGCCTCCCGCCTCTACCTGTCCCTGGTGAAGGGCAAGGAGTACCTCCTCAACGTCCAGGGCGGCCTGAACCCCCTGGGCGGCCCGTGGGACTTCGACGGCCAGACCCTCATGACCCTCTTCTCCCTGTACAAGCCCCAGGTGGACGTGGACAAGATCCTCGCCGAGGTGGACGCCCAGGTGGCGGCCGTGGCCGCCGAAGGGGTGGGGAAGGCCGAACTGGAGCGCACCCGGACCAAGATGGTGTCCGACTTCTACGCGGGCCTGGAGACGCCGCTGGGCCGCGCCGACGCGCTGGCCAAGAGCCAGGCCCTGTGGGGCAGCGCCGAGGCGCTGAACACCATCCCGGCCCTGATCGAGGGGGTGACCCCCGCCGATCTCAAGCGGGTGGCCGCCACCTACTTCACCCGGGCCAACCGGGTCGTCATCGACTACCACACCGCCGCGCCGAAGCCCTGA
- a CDS encoding 2-oxoacid:acceptor oxidoreductase family protein, which translates to MSHVIAELCDAPEGRREVLQGNIAFAVGCVRAGYHAADGYPGTPSSEVIDDGLAHVQDRMAVGWSVNEATAAAVGFGHTLAGRDCVVTMKIPGLFQAGDVFTSGASFTQARGALVYYIASDFTPSSTQHVVDPRPLFESCFLPVLEPRNHQEMLEAPALAADLARTYRTQVVVMPSGALCHSEGSVRLTASRQVEPVAMPASLRDFNVLPNMCVKSYQRVLAERMPALVRMVEESPLNRWDRGAGRLGVLTYGVCDLYVREVMAATGADLDVLSLGFSHPLPMDLIRRFCASVREVVVIEDGYRFLQEACERAGLTVRGKAPYSPVTEWNPASIAACLGLEVPRVDAGLPPVSRPPLLCAGCPYRPFVQEVLALRKRGKLDAVFGDIGCNALLYFMDAMDTGLAMGASESKRIGYVLSRPEQAGRCISVIGDSTECHSGMDATRNTVYRKVPGVKVVLDNEWTAMTGGQPSPTSPANLAGEAPGFDLPASLAAHGSRVEVLGAYDRKALREGLRKALAAAEAGAFTTLVIRDGACLKKSKPSRQRVQVDPADCKRCNLCLVCPGLALGEGGVPAATNLCSGCGGHTPACVQMCPTHVLKPVDVAALGLPAGGSFPAAPAEVSVPALGELPARLSVAIRGVGGQGNLFFGRVLAQLASLAGYGERNIVKGDTHGMAQMGGPVISTFSCGEVHSPVLLPGTADCLIVMEQSEVLRPGFLELLRPGGTLVLAATRIVPEGMDPADYPSQEALRARLAAYRLIEVDPLGRALDLGDPTGRISNVVLMGILSTLAPFDRFPAELWWKALQKVNPKAAVWAANYAAFNAGRALEPLAVAGAAAE; encoded by the coding sequence ATGTCCCATGTCATCGCTGAGCTGTGCGACGCCCCGGAGGGCCGCCGGGAGGTCCTGCAGGGCAACATCGCCTTCGCGGTCGGGTGCGTCCGCGCGGGCTACCATGCCGCGGACGGCTACCCGGGGACGCCCAGTTCCGAGGTCATCGACGACGGCCTGGCCCACGTGCAGGACCGCATGGCCGTGGGCTGGTCCGTGAACGAGGCCACGGCCGCGGCGGTGGGCTTCGGGCACACCCTGGCCGGGCGGGACTGCGTGGTGACCATGAAGATCCCCGGCCTCTTCCAGGCGGGGGACGTCTTCACCAGCGGCGCCAGCTTCACCCAGGCGCGGGGGGCCCTGGTCTACTACATCGCCAGCGATTTCACGCCCAGTTCCACCCAGCACGTGGTCGATCCCCGGCCCCTCTTCGAGAGCTGCTTCCTGCCGGTGCTCGAGCCCCGGAACCACCAGGAGATGCTGGAGGCCCCGGCCCTGGCCGCCGACCTGGCCCGGACCTACCGGACCCAGGTGGTGGTCATGCCCAGCGGCGCCCTCTGCCACAGCGAGGGCTCCGTCCGGCTCACGGCGAGCCGCCAGGTCGAGCCCGTGGCCATGCCCGCCAGTCTCCGGGATTTCAACGTCCTGCCGAACATGTGCGTCAAGTCGTACCAGCGGGTCCTGGCCGAGCGCATGCCGGCCCTGGTCCGCATGGTCGAGGAGAGCCCCCTCAACCGCTGGGACCGCGGGGCGGGGCGCCTCGGCGTCCTCACGTACGGGGTCTGCGACCTGTACGTCCGCGAGGTGATGGCCGCCACGGGGGCGGACCTGGACGTGCTCTCCCTGGGCTTCAGCCATCCGCTGCCCATGGACCTCATCCGCCGCTTCTGCGCCTCCGTGCGGGAGGTCGTGGTCATCGAGGACGGCTACCGGTTCCTGCAGGAGGCCTGCGAGCGCGCGGGCCTGACCGTGCGGGGGAAGGCGCCCTACAGCCCCGTCACCGAATGGAACCCCGCCAGCATCGCCGCCTGCCTTGGCCTTGAGGTGCCCCGGGTCGACGCCGGCCTTCCCCCCGTCAGCCGTCCGCCCCTCCTCTGTGCCGGCTGCCCCTACCGCCCCTTCGTCCAGGAGGTGCTCGCCCTCCGGAAGCGGGGCAAGCTGGACGCGGTCTTCGGCGACATCGGCTGCAACGCCCTCCTGTACTTCATGGACGCCATGGACACGGGCCTGGCCATGGGGGCCAGCGAGAGCAAGCGCATCGGCTACGTCCTCTCCCGCCCGGAGCAGGCCGGGCGGTGCATCAGCGTGATCGGGGACAGCACCGAGTGCCATTCGGGCATGGACGCCACCCGCAACACGGTCTACCGGAAGGTGCCGGGGGTGAAGGTGGTCCTGGACAACGAATGGACGGCCATGACCGGGGGCCAGCCGTCCCCCACGTCCCCCGCCAACCTGGCCGGCGAAGCCCCCGGCTTCGACTTGCCCGCCTCCCTGGCGGCCCACGGGTCAAGGGTGGAGGTGCTCGGCGCCTACGACCGGAAGGCCCTCCGGGAGGGCCTGCGCAAGGCCCTGGCGGCGGCCGAGGCGGGGGCCTTCACCACCCTGGTGATCCGGGACGGGGCCTGCCTCAAGAAGTCCAAGCCCAGCCGCCAGCGGGTCCAGGTGGACCCGGCGGACTGCAAGCGCTGCAACCTGTGCCTGGTCTGCCCCGGCCTCGCGCTGGGGGAGGGCGGGGTCCCCGCGGCCACCAACCTCTGCTCCGGCTGCGGCGGCCACACCCCGGCCTGCGTCCAGATGTGCCCCACCCACGTGCTCAAGCCCGTGGACGTGGCGGCCCTGGGCCTGCCCGCGGGCGGCAGCTTCCCGGCCGCGCCGGCCGAGGTCTCCGTGCCCGCCCTCGGCGAGCTGCCGGCGCGCCTTTCGGTGGCCATCCGCGGCGTGGGCGGCCAGGGCAACCTGTTCTTTGGCCGGGTGCTTGCCCAGCTGGCAAGCCTCGCCGGGTACGGCGAACGCAACATCGTGAAGGGCGACACCCACGGCATGGCCCAGATGGGCGGCCCGGTCATCAGCACCTTCAGCTGCGGCGAGGTGCACAGCCCCGTCCTCCTGCCAGGCACGGCGGACTGCCTCATCGTCATGGAGCAGAGCGAGGTGCTCCGGCCCGGCTTCCTGGAGCTGCTGCGCCCGGGCGGCACGCTGGTGCTGGCCGCGACGCGCATCGTGCCCGAGGGGATGGACCCCGCGGACTATCCCTCCCAGGAGGCCCTCCGCGCCCGCCTCGCGGCCTACCGGCTCATCGAGGTGGACCCCCTCGGCCGGGCCCTGGACCTGGGGGACCCCACCGGCCGGATCAGCAACGTCGTCCTCATGGGCATCCTGAGCACCCTGGCGCCCTTCGACCGGTTCCCCGCCGAGCTGTGGTGGAAGGCCCTCCAGAAGGTGAACCCCAAGGCCGCCGTCTGGGCCGCCAACTACGCGGCCTTCAACGCGGGCCGGGCCCTGGAACCCCTCGCCGTCGCCGGTGCGGCGGCCGAGTGA
- a CDS encoding metallophosphoesterase — MLFIIFILFVLLLQVFHRRLLHRLLPEGADRWVTSALLLIHLPLALYVAARLTGLAGFLPWLRFLARGGVYFQLLTVMNLLLWGLSALLWRTRHGRRDPGGPEDPARRRFLRQTTALGTAFAAAGVLYGRREAFSDPEVVHLDLRFPDLPPGLDGIRIAQISDLHTGPLVKPAVVARWRALVQAERPELLLVTGDIVDSLPEEAQTVADAFRDFPAPLGRFAILGNHDYFTDPRPIWATLEAGGFRLLENRWELVRRNGDDLALVGLQDPMARHGHFRDIRFGPGPLPELAVRGLPPGTWRLCLSHRPSDWNLARKTGARLTLSGHTHGGQVNLIPGVSSALLVGPYTAGLYRKGGDALYVNRGLGVVGIPVRLGAPPEITILTLRRG, encoded by the coding sequence TTGCTCTTCATCATCTTCATCCTCTTCGTCCTCCTCCTGCAGGTGTTCCACCGGCGGCTCCTCCACCGGCTCCTGCCGGAGGGGGCCGACCGGTGGGTCACGTCCGCCCTGCTGCTGATCCACCTGCCCCTGGCCCTCTATGTGGCCGCTCGGCTGACAGGGCTGGCCGGCTTCCTCCCCTGGCTCCGCTTCCTGGCGCGGGGGGGGGTCTACTTCCAGCTCCTGACCGTGATGAACCTGCTGCTGTGGGGCCTGTCCGCCCTGCTCTGGCGGACCCGCCATGGCCGCCGGGACCCCGGCGGGCCGGAGGACCCGGCCCGCCGGCGCTTCCTGCGCCAGACGACGGCCCTGGGGACCGCCTTCGCGGCCGCTGGCGTCCTGTATGGGCGGCGGGAGGCCTTTTCGGATCCGGAGGTGGTCCACCTGGATCTGCGCTTCCCGGACCTGCCCCCCGGCCTGGATGGCATCCGCATCGCCCAGATCAGCGACCTGCACACGGGTCCCCTGGTCAAGCCGGCGGTCGTGGCCCGGTGGCGCGCCCTCGTCCAGGCGGAGCGGCCGGAGCTCCTGCTGGTCACCGGGGACATCGTGGACAGCCTGCCCGAGGAGGCGCAGACCGTGGCCGACGCGTTCCGGGACTTCCCGGCGCCCCTGGGCCGCTTCGCCATCCTGGGCAACCACGACTACTTCACCGATCCCCGGCCCATCTGGGCCACCCTGGAGGCCGGCGGCTTCCGGCTCCTGGAGAACCGCTGGGAGCTCGTGCGGCGGAACGGGGATGACCTCGCCCTGGTGGGCCTCCAGGACCCCATGGCCCGCCATGGCCACTTCCGGGACATCCGCTTCGGCCCCGGCCCCCTGCCGGAACTCGCAGTGCGGGGCCTGCCCCCGGGGACCTGGCGCCTGTGCCTGTCCCACCGGCCCAGCGATTGGAACCTGGCCCGGAAGACCGGCGCCCGCCTGACCCTGTCCGGCCACACCCACGGGGGCCAGGTGAACCTGATCCCCGGCGTGAGCAGCGCCCTGCTCGTGGGTCCCTACACCGCCGGCCTCTACCGCAAGGGCGGGGACGCCCTCTACGTGAACCGCGGCCTGGGTGTCGTCGGCATTCCCGTGCGGCTCGGGGCCCCGCCCGAGATCACGATCCTCACCCTGAGGCGCGGCTGA
- a CDS encoding M16 family metallopeptidase has translation MSTRTTLIALLLASGCAAFAGQDEKPLPKELPPYGADRAIPPIDLTRKTLANGMEVWIVKRPGLPRVASYLAVRGGDASDPADRQGLSSFMAGLLAEGTARRSSRQIAEEIQAIGGELAAGAGPDAVLIHGTALSSGLGTLVNLLADVARHPAFPAKEVELSKANALQGLQAQEAQPGFKANRAFFAALFGEHPYRFTAITPELVKQVTPEQLRALHGERFQPGRALLVLSGDLQPAAALKAVEAAFGDWKATAPDLKPVPPAPTAAARQIVLVPRPGSVQSTLRVGRPAIPFNHADYVPFQLANIILGGSFHSRITRNIREDKGYTYSPAARLRSLREGGAYLVQADVRNDVTAATLNEIFYEMDRMASTDVHEEELVSAKRYMAGTFLAQNEMLQALTGTLATYWINGQQPEALSAFIPKVNAVTAADIRRVSRTWLASKDQTVVVVGDPAKAKAELEQYGLVTVK, from the coding sequence ATGAGCACCCGAACCACGCTGATCGCCCTCCTCCTCGCCTCGGGCTGCGCCGCCTTCGCCGGCCAGGACGAGAAACCCCTGCCCAAGGAGCTGCCGCCCTACGGCGCCGACCGGGCCATCCCTCCCATCGACCTCACCCGCAAGACCCTGGCCAACGGCATGGAGGTCTGGATCGTGAAGCGCCCGGGCCTGCCGCGGGTCGCCAGCTACCTGGCGGTCCGGGGCGGCGACGCCTCCGATCCCGCGGACCGCCAGGGCCTGTCCAGCTTCATGGCCGGCCTCCTCGCGGAAGGCACCGCCCGGCGCAGCTCCCGCCAGATCGCCGAGGAGATCCAGGCCATCGGCGGCGAACTGGCCGCCGGGGCCGGCCCGGACGCCGTGCTGATCCACGGCACCGCCCTGAGCAGCGGGCTGGGCACCCTCGTGAACCTGCTGGCCGACGTGGCCCGCCACCCGGCCTTCCCCGCGAAGGAGGTGGAGCTGTCCAAGGCCAACGCCCTCCAGGGCCTCCAGGCCCAGGAGGCCCAGCCGGGCTTCAAGGCCAACCGCGCCTTCTTCGCCGCCCTGTTCGGGGAGCACCCCTACCGGTTCACCGCCATCACCCCCGAGCTGGTGAAGCAGGTGACCCCGGAGCAGCTGCGCGCCCTCCACGGCGAGCGGTTCCAGCCCGGCCGGGCCCTCCTCGTGCTGAGCGGGGACCTGCAGCCGGCGGCGGCCCTCAAGGCCGTCGAGGCGGCCTTCGGGGACTGGAAGGCCACGGCCCCCGACCTCAAGCCGGTGCCCCCGGCCCCCACCGCCGCGGCGCGCCAGATCGTCCTGGTGCCCCGCCCCGGCTCGGTGCAGTCCACCCTGCGCGTGGGGCGCCCCGCCATCCCCTTCAACCACGCCGACTACGTGCCCTTCCAGCTGGCCAACATCATCCTGGGCGGTTCCTTCCACAGCCGCATCACCCGGAACATCCGGGAGGACAAGGGCTACACCTACTCGCCCGCGGCGCGCCTGCGCAGCCTGCGGGAGGGCGGGGCCTACCTGGTGCAGGCCGACGTCCGCAACGACGTCACGGCGGCCACCCTGAACGAGATCTTCTACGAGATGGACCGCATGGCCTCCACGGACGTGCACGAGGAGGAGCTGGTCAGCGCCAAGCGATACATGGCCGGCACCTTCCTGGCCCAGAACGAGATGCTCCAGGCCCTCACCGGGACCCTGGCCACCTACTGGATCAACGGCCAGCAGCCCGAGGCCCTCTCGGCCTTCATCCCCAAGGTCAACGCGGTGACCGCCGCCGACATCCGGCGCGTGAGCCGCACCTGGCTGGCCTCCAAGGACCAGACCGTGGTCGTGGTGGGGGATCCGGCGAAGGCCAAGGCCGAGCTGGAGCAGTACGGCCTCGTCACGGTGAAGTAG
- a CDS encoding acetate/propionate family kinase, with product MFVLVLNAGSSSLKFNLFDMTKEASIAEGQAERIGLAEAGLDCTLAGERKKETLTLPSHREALEAILERLRTAVLHETPIHAVGHRVVHGGPKYGDSVLVTEEVLRDIESFAMYAPLHNPANALGIRCAMEAFPDVPHVAVFDTAFHHDIPDFARTYGIPYELSQKYGIRRYGFHGTSHAYVAARTAILLCRPLRSLRIITCHIGNGTSICAVLNGKSMDTSMGMTPLQGVIMGTRCGTIDPSVVEMLMEYEHLDYHAITTLLNKKSGLLGISGVSSDFREIELAADRGNERARLARDLLTYNVRQFIGSYATVLDGVDAITFTAGIGTHSSFVRAKVCSKLTFLGVKLDPEANEQGKGERIISTPDSRVVVTVVPTNEELMIARETVR from the coding sequence ATGTTCGTGCTGGTCCTCAACGCCGGCTCCTCGAGCCTCAAGTTCAACCTCTTCGACATGACGAAGGAGGCCTCCATCGCCGAAGGGCAGGCCGAGCGGATCGGCCTGGCGGAGGCGGGGCTGGACTGCACCCTGGCCGGGGAGCGGAAGAAGGAGACCCTGACCCTGCCCAGCCACCGGGAGGCCCTGGAGGCGATCCTGGAGCGGCTGCGGACCGCCGTCCTGCATGAGACGCCCATCCACGCCGTGGGCCACCGGGTGGTCCACGGGGGACCCAAGTACGGCGATTCGGTCCTGGTGACCGAGGAGGTGCTCCGGGACATCGAATCCTTCGCGATGTACGCCCCCCTCCACAACCCCGCCAACGCCCTGGGCATCCGCTGCGCCATGGAGGCCTTCCCCGACGTGCCCCACGTGGCGGTCTTCGACACGGCCTTCCACCACGACATCCCCGACTTCGCCCGCACCTACGGCATCCCCTACGAGCTGAGCCAGAAGTACGGCATCCGCCGCTACGGGTTCCACGGGACCTCCCACGCCTACGTGGCGGCCCGCACCGCCATCCTCCTCTGCCGGCCCCTGCGGAGCCTCAGGATCATCACCTGCCACATCGGCAACGGCACCAGCATCTGCGCGGTCCTCAACGGCAAGAGCATGGACACGAGCATGGGCATGACCCCCCTCCAGGGCGTCATCATGGGCACCCGCTGCGGCACCATCGATCCCAGCGTGGTGGAGATGCTCATGGAATACGAGCACCTGGACTACCACGCCATCACGACCCTCCTCAACAAGAAGTCCGGCCTGCTGGGCATCTCCGGGGTCTCCTCCGACTTCCGGGAGATCGAGCTCGCCGCGGACCGCGGCAATGAGCGCGCCCGCCTCGCCCGGGACCTGCTCACCTACAACGTGCGCCAGTTCATCGGCAGCTACGCCACCGTCCTGGACGGCGTGGACGCCATCACCTTCACGGCCGGCATCGGCACCCACAGCAGCTTCGTCCGGGCCAAGGTCTGCAGCAAGCTCACCTTCCTGGGGGTGAAGCTGGATCCCGAGGCCAACGAGCAGGGCAAGGGCGAGCGCATCATCTCCACCCCCGACAGCCGCGTGGTGGTCACCGTGGTGCCCACCAACGAGGAGCTGATGATCGCCCGCGAAACCGTGCGCTGA
- a CDS encoding SRPBCC family protein has product MREEIFISRQDIARPRAEVFAFFSDPANLERLTPPWLRFRVLTPGPLPRGEGAVFDYRLSVRGLPLRWRTLIETWEEGSRFVDRQLVGPYALWHHTHRFQDLPGGGTRIEDQVRYKIGWGLLGRIVTALWVRRDIDRIFAYRREAIARILG; this is encoded by the coding sequence ATGCGCGAAGAGATCTTCATCAGCCGCCAGGACATCGCCCGGCCCCGCGCGGAGGTGTTCGCCTTCTTTTCCGACCCCGCCAACCTGGAGCGCCTGACCCCGCCCTGGCTGCGCTTCCGCGTCCTCACCCCCGGTCCCCTCCCCCGGGGCGAAGGGGCCGTCTTCGACTACCGCCTCTCCGTCCGGGGCCTGCCCCTGCGGTGGCGGACCCTCATCGAGACCTGGGAGGAGGGCAGCCGCTTCGTGGACCGCCAGCTGGTGGGGCCCTACGCCCTCTGGCACCATACCCACCGCTTCCAGGATCTGCCCGGCGGCGGCACCCGCATCGAGGACCAGGTGCGCTACAAGATCGGCTGGGGCCTCCTCGGGCGGATCGTGACGGCCCTGTGGGTCCGCCGGGACATCGACCGCATCTTCGCCTACCGGCGCGAGGCCATCGCCCGGATCCTGGGCTGA